tgctGCCAAGACAATAGCCTCAGCAACCTGTGCTGCCAAGACAATAGCCTCAGCAACCTGTGCTGCCAAGACAATAGCCTCAGCAACCTGTGCTGCCAAGACAATAGTCTCTTGCAACCTGTGTTGCCAAGACAATAGCCTCAGCAACCTGTGCTGCCAAGACAATAGCCTCAGCAACCTGTGCTGCCAAGACAATAGTCTCTTGCAACCTGTGCTGCCAAGACAATAGCCTCAGCAACCTGTGCTGCCAAGACAATAGTCTCTTGCAACCTGTGTTGCCAAGACAATAGCCTCAGCAACCTATGCTGCCAAGACAATAGCCTCAGCAACCTGTGCTGACAAGACAATAGCCTCAGCAACCTATGCTGCCAAGACAATAGCCTCAGCAACCTGTGCTGCCAAGACAATAGCCTCAGCAACCTGTGCTGCCAAGACAATAGCCTCAGCAACCTGTGCTGCCAAGACAATAGCCTCAGCAACCTGTGCTGCCAAGACAATAGTCTCTTGCAACCTGTGCTGCCAAGACAATAGTCTCTTGCAACCTGTGCTGCCAAGACAATAGTCTCTTGCAACCTGTGCTGCCAAGACAATAGTCTCTTGCAACCTGTGCTGCCAAGACAATAGTCTCTTGCAACCTGTGCTGCCAAGACAATAGCCTCAGCAACCTGTGCTGCCAAGACAATAGCCTCAGCAACCTGTGCTGCCAAGACAATAGCCTCAGCAACCTGTGCTGCCAAGACAATAGCCTCAGCAACCTGTGCTGCCAAGACAATAGCCTCACCAACCTGTGCTGCCAAGACAATAGCCTCAGCAACCTGTGCTGCCAAGACAATAGCCTCAGCAACCTGTGTTGCCAAGACAATAGCCTCAGCAACCTGTGCTGCCAAGACAATAGCCTCAGCAACCTGTGTTGCCAAGACAATAGCCTCAGCAACCTGTGTTGCCAAGACAATAGCCTCAGCAACCTGTGCTGCCAAGACAATAGCTTCAGCAACCTGTGCTGCCAAGACAATAGCTTCAGCAACCTGTGCTGCCAAGACAATAGCTTCAGCAACCTGTGCTGCCAAGACAATAGCCTCAGCAACCTGTGCTGCCAAGACAATAGCCTCAGCAACCTGTGCTGCCAAGACAATAGCCTCACCAACCTATCGCTTGGTCTTCACTTCTGCCAAGATCTTCTCTGTCATCTCGGTCAGTTTCAAGGATGTCAAGTCCGTTTTATAAAGCACAGCAATTTGTTTAACCTGCTCACGATAACAGCTCTCCAGTATTTCAGGGTTAACTCGCCAATAAACAACAGTACTTTCCCCATGGTCTCTCACAGTCACCTATTCTGGTTGTTAAGATAAGGAGTGTGGTTGATCAGTCTCCAGGTAGCAGGTTCTAGACCTATTGGtagttaggggggggggtagaaatagcctaagctactctatccctttgagatgtatttctttcttgtctcaataaacatacttgaacttagtGGTAGTTATACTGCGTGAACCTCCCGTAGTGACCCTTAGCACAAGCAAGAGATGAACTCGTCGACATATACCTGGTCCTCCATTGATATTCTTCATGGAGGTTCTGTAGCCTAGAAGGAGGAACAGGGTTGGTGGAACCTCGTTTGGCTCTGTGGTGGGGTTTGGCGCAAGTGAGGACTccggccacattcacgaagcagttacacaagcacttacgaacctggggccagattcacgaatgtATTTATGCAattacttacgaacatgtacatctttcctcaatctttgacggctttggttacatttattaaacagtttacaagcattaaaacttcccattcaactgttgttattgttataaacagcctcctggtgcttcggagctcattaactgtttaataattggaaacaaagccgccagagattgagaaaagatgtacaggtttgtaagtgtttttttttttttttgagatatatacaagagttgttacattgttgtacagccactagtacgcgtagcgtttcgggcaagtccttaatcctatggtccctggaatacgatcccctgccgcgaagaatcgttgttacaaccaaatacccattttactgttgcgttaaacagaggctacagttaaggatttgcgcccagtaaatcctccccggccaggatacgaacccatgacatagcgctcgcggaacgccaggcgagtgtcttaccactacaccacggggacttaaACTTTCGTGCATCTggcccctgtacatcttttctcagtctttggcagctttgtttacaattattaaacagttaatgagctccgaagcaccaggaggctgtttataacaataacaacagttgattggcaagtttatatgcttgtaaactgtttaataaatgtaaacaaactcTTAATATACTTTCATGATTCCCCGAGAGTATCTGGTCTTCAGTAGGCAGAGAGAGGACACGTTAAACAATATGTGTGTAATTTGTCCAAATTAAATAAAGCTTTAAATGCATAGTATAAGAAAAtaaatgtaatcaatattgtttcCCAATAGCAAAACTCTTATACGAGGCTACCACTGTATATTGATTATCCGGGATTCCTTCGCTCTAATGCGCTATTGAACAATTACTACTAATTAGTCATTGCTCTTCTTAATAATAAAAGTAACGCATTAACTTAACAATCAACTCAATAATAACTAAGTGACCAAGCAAATTAACTAGCCTAGCCTTAGCAATTCATTCTTAtcaaattattaaatttaataagGCAAAATTATCATTAACTAAAATGAGATCTGCACTAAGCTCCCATAACATAGCAATATTAATTACTACACAAATCCTAACTTGTTGACAATAGCCTCTTACCTAGAATAAATATACATgtcaataatataaataataataataataataataataataatttttatttaggcaaaggtacatacataaagagattttacaaagtttgttggctttatagataagagctagtacatacaatgcctaaagccactattacgcaaagcgtttcgggcagcacaATATACACTCCGTCTCTGGCCGCTCATCTTAGCCTACACAGAACAAATATCAACCTCCCAAATAGGTTCCGTCGTACATGTAGTAGACTATCACCTTAACTGGGCTGACCTTTGACCTTCAGTAACTTTGCCAGGGAGAAGGAAGCCTTAGGGGACCTTACACTGTCAGCGAGCCGCAGTGCTCTTCAAAATCCCTCTCTCAAAGGTCGGACCTTTTAACGTCTCGGGTAAATATTCCACCTTCTCGAATATACATAAGTGTAAATGTTACCTGGATGCTCCACTACACTTCCTCCATGACTGGTTATACCTGGATGCTCCACGACACTTCCTCCATGACTGGTTATACCTGGATACTCCACGACACTTCCACCATGACTGGTTATACCTAGATGCTCCACTACACTTCCTCCATGACTGGTTATACCTGGATGCTCCACTACACTTCCTCTATGACTGGTTATACCTGGATGCTCCACTACACTTCCTCTATGACTGGTTATACCTGGATGCTCCACTACACTTCCTCTATGACTGGTTATACCTGGATACTCCACGACACTTCCACCATGACTGGTTATACCTGGATGCTCCACTACACTTCCTCTATGACTGGTTATACCTGGATGCTCCACGACACTTCCTCCATGACTGGTTATACCTGGATGCTCCACTACACTTCCTCTATGACTGGTTATACCTGGATGCTCCACTACACTTCCTCTATGACTGGTTATACCTGGATGCTCCACTACACTTCCTCTATGACTGGTTATACCTGGATACTCCACGACACTTCCACCATGACTGGTTATACCTGGATGCTCCACTACACTTCCTCTATGACTGGTTATACCTGGATGCTCCACGACACTTCCTCTATGACTGGTTATACCTGGATGCTCCACTACACTTCCTCTATGACTGGTTATACCTGGATGCTCCACGACACTTCCTCTATGACTGGTTATACCTGGATGCTCTACGACACTTCCTCTATGACTGGTTATACCTGGATGCTCTACGACACTTCCTCTATGACTGGTTATACCTGGATGCTCCACTACACTTCCTCTATGACTGGTTATACCTGGATGCTCCACTACACTTCCTCTATGACTGGTTATACCTGGATGCTCCACTACACTTCCTCCATGACTGGTTATACCTGGATACTCCACGACACTTCCACCATGACTGGTTATACCTAGATGCTCCACTACACTTCCTCTATGACTGGTTATACCTAGATGCTCCACTACACTTCCTCTATGACTGGTTATACCTGGATGCTCCACTACACTTCCTCTATGACTGGTTATACCTGGATACTCCACGACACTTCCTCTATGACTGGTTATACCTGGATGCTCCACGACACTTCCTCTATGACTGGTTATACCTAGATGCTCCACTACACTTCCTCCATGACTGGTTATACCTGGATGCTCCACTACACTTCCTCCATGACTGGTTATACCTGGATGCTCCACTACACTTCCTCTATGACTGGTTATACCTAGATGCTCCACTACACTTCCTCTATGACTGGTTATACCTGGATGCTCCATGACTGGTTATACCTAGATGCTCCACGACACTTCCTCCATGACGATTAGATATTTGcagagggtggggggaggagatTGGGATAGAAGGCAagggagagagacccgggcacagccgggtCCCCTCATCTAACAAGAAACAAAAGACAATCACAggtatttatttatgtaataatctctGATGGGAAATGTCTCCAGTGAGTGACAAATATTCTTAAGACATAAAATGATGCTCCGAGAGAAGATGGTTGATATTAGTAGTATGTCATCCACATACATCCATGTGTATGTCATCCACGTACATCCATGTGTATGTCATCCACGTACATCCATGTGTATGTCATCCATATACATCCATGTGTATGTCATCCACATACATCCATGTGTATGTCATCCACGTACATCCATGTGTATGTCATCCACGTACATCCATGTGTATGTCATCCACGTACATCCATGTGTATGTCATCCACATACATCCATGTGTATGTCATCCACATACATCCATGTGTATGTCATCCACATACATCCATGTGTATGTCATCCACGTACATCCATGTGTATGTCATCCACGTACATCCATGTGTATGTCATCCACATACATCCATGTGTATGTCATCCACGTACATCCATGTGTATGTCATCCACGTACATCCATGTGTATGTCATCCATATACATCCATGTGTATGTCATCCACATACATCCATGTGTATGTCATCCACATACATCCATGTGTATGTCATCCACATACATCCATGTGTATGTCATCCACGTACATCCATGTGTATGTCATCCACGTACATCCATGTGTATGTCATCCACATACATCCATGTGTATGTCATCCACATACATCCATGTGTATGTCATCCACATACATCCATGTGTATGTCATCCACATACATCCATGTGTATGTCATCCACATACATCCATGTGTATGTCATCCACATACATCCATGTGTATGTCATCCACATACATCCATGTGTATGTCATCCACATACATCCATGTGTATGTCATCCACATACATCCATGtgtatgtaacactgtaaaagtgtttgggttagtttatttaaaatatatatagagtacacgagtcacagacaaggatctgagaggcgccagttgtctgcctgagatctcacacctctaaccgttaatgaccccaagtgacctgaggtcagatcatgataatttcaccttgcttccgctaagcgtataattggagccgggtagccttcaaacatgccgacgtttaaggagtggcttggtagtgccggaggctatctacttgtgggcggagttagctactaggttccccaatataaactcggagagctatccagcatgaagcattaacagacagaacagacagaacggcagtcaggagagcagagcagacgggaggctgtcggccggcagggcgggagtctccgtcaactacaaacccccccccctctctattcaacttagactcagtcctcggtgagtgaacattaaggtgacttggtcgtgtttacatatgttgtgtggtgatcaggggcagtcaagttgtagggttctcgaattcttggatgatgactctctttaacattttaattgaattgctaaattatgatacttcatgtgaaatataattatgaatttattatttaaattgtgtttaactttgttccctagagctttgagttgaggtgagaaagcctctgtggttactgtttTCATGGTTTAGACtgagtacatggtacagagggaacatactaataatgacctcatgataacatcctttgagaattttgtgatacaggcaagttccattccttgtcttgtatgtaatgatcatgaatggatggtggcagcatttcgtcttctactatctactcttctacttctactatctactcttctacttctacctatctacacctctccctccaccccctctctaaactctcactttcaactaatgaccctcctcgctcctcccacctctctccctctcacccccaagccctcactaattacttcactattcatttctttcctttcgttttctcttatacgtttgtggcaatgattctgtattctagagttctctctagagtttcgggtagctgatccagttacgacgccttgtagtcttagtacctaggtagtcaaatacctaggttacaaggtgttgaacgagagaggttgccttaggaactctggaggtgctctagaatagttggctaactggggacgggataacggactagagagagctgtttcccccggcctcgttagttaactggggggtggaataatggacaagatagagctatttccccccaccccccgttacaatggtggcagcggtgttgaacaatgtttaaggtattggtgttcttttaacattgttcagtcccacgtgtcttttgccgctcaggcgctatcagggagatcttgacaggtgttttactttcgcgattttgCGAGTTTTCAGGTTGggagattgtgattctctggtgttgtgtttagtgattttgtgagttttgtgtagttcagggaatgttcaccagaacttgcgtgtgtggtgatttatgttagtgataagatttggtgatttgggaacttagcggttggtgggtagtggaggtcagctgagtgtgacaggtgacctcccatgtcccagggggacacccagccaccgctggtctccaggtcagtggggagtggcaggtgtagtttaagtgtggttctgctcagattattgcgatcgactgttttactccatttgaacgcaataacccgaggtgtactggtattgtacagcatgctagagggaggcttagtatgtcagtagacttcacgttggggacgctcgacgttagatagtctggtcacaggggtggcaacagttttgagttgttgaccggcggagatgctagggagacactctgggtcacgtaggtggctgtaggttaagggtgggagtaacggttaattatgtacttaagattaggaaaggtatagttaagtttaggctagtgttttgtctattagttttgattttttttgtgacaagttaaaagtagtgatgaccttattctctcttctctaactttcctctgttactgtcttatgttccaccaagtcagtatcattcagagtt
This window of the Procambarus clarkii isolate CNS0578487 chromosome 46, FALCON_Pclarkii_2.0, whole genome shotgun sequence genome carries:
- the LOC138350569 gene encoding uncharacterized protein, encoding MKNINGGPAQVAEAIVLAAQVAEAIVLAAQVAEAIVLAAQVAEAIVLAAQVAEAIVLAAQVAEAIVLATQVAEAIVLATQVAEAIVLAAQVAEAIVLATQVAEAIVLAAQVAEAIVLAAQVGEAIVLAAQVAEAIVLAAQVAEAIVLAAQVAEAIVLAAQVAEAIVLAAQVARDYCLGSTGCKRLLSWQHRLQETIVLAAQVARDYCLGSTGCKRLLSWQHRLQETIVLAAQVAEAIVLAAQVAEAIVLAAQVAEAIVLAAQVAGGSSDQRGPGRWVLDVTTSVKALKGTSSIKNCNPARGERVTVTTTARGKKSQFQLEKLKLEPQMKSDLEREKIKSNPEKHKRMDEAARYSGSDDRS